A single region of the Lotus japonicus ecotype B-129 chromosome 4, LjGifu_v1.2 genome encodes:
- the LOC130713719 gene encoding uncharacterized protein LOC130713719, with translation MKGGFSAPGDYIHFKSQVPLHKIPIGTKQWRYYDFGPKVVPPLICLPGIAGTADVYYKQIMSLSMKGYRVISVDIPRVWHHTDWIQAFEKFLDAIDVHHIHLYGTSLGGFLAQLFAQHRPRRVRSLVLSNSFLETQSFSAAMPWAPVVSWTPSFLLKRYVLTGIRDGPHEPFIADSVDFVVSQVETLSREDLASRLSLTTDDGSVGPLLLSDSCITIMDTNDYCAIPQQLKDQLSERYPEARRAYMKTGGDFPFLSRPDEVNLHLQLHLRRVGVEPRPDLVHGIPKGDLGGSPSNENDGSDSDKSPKDDDRGGSENPSAESEIQPAPESSGSHSLDNQPLESSEYHQLGHEITLYIFPGELMKEKHIVPPKTPVHFMWEYIVLFHVLRYISSLYILWNHSLEFRQVV, from the exons ATGAAAGGCGGTTTTTCAGCGCCCGGTGATTACATTCACTTCAAGTCCCAAGTCCCTCTCCACAAAATCCCT ATTGGCACCAAGCAGTGGCGGTACTATGATTTCGGTCCAAAAGTTGTACCTCCTCTTATATGTCTTCCTGGAATAGCTGGAACTGCAGATGTATACTATAAACAGATCATGTCATTGTCCATGAAG GGTTACCGTGTCATATCTGTTGATATACCTCGTGTATGGCATCATACTGACTGGATTCAGGCATTTGAAAAGTTCTTGGATGCTATTGATGTACACCAT ATACATCTTTATGGAACATCACTTGGTGGATTTCTAGCACAACTCTTTGCTCAGCATCGTCCAAGAAGAGTTCGATCTTTGGTTCTATCAAATTCATTTTTGGAGACACAAAGTTTCTCTGCTGCTATGCCATGGGCACCCGT TGTTAGTTGGACTCCTTCCTTTTTGTTGAAGCGGTATGTTTTAACAGGAATTCGTGATGGTCCCCATGAACCATTTATTGCGGATTCAGTGGACTTTGTTGTTTCTCAG GTGGAAACCCTCTCTAGAGAAGACTTGGCCTCCAGATTGTCGCTGACAACGGATGATGGTTCAGTGGGACCTCTTCTTCTTTCTGATTCGTGTATCACTATAATGGAT ACTAATGACTACTGCGCAATTCCTCAACAACTTAAAGATCAATTGAGTGAAAGGTATCCTGAGGCAAGGCGTGCATATATGAAAACAGGTGGAgattttcctttcctttcacGACCAGATGAAGTCAACTTACATCTTCAG TTGCATCTTAGGCGTGTTGGTGTGGAACCTCGGCCAGACTTGGTGCACGGTATTCCGAAAGGCGACCTTGGAGGAAGTCCTAGCAATGAAAATGATGGCagtgactctgacaagtcaccTAAGGATGATGATAGGGGAGGCTCGGAAAATCCATCTGCTGAAAGTGAGATACAACCTGCCCCAGAAAGCTCAGGATCCCATAGTTTAGACAACCAGCCACTTGAAAGTTCAGAATATCACCAATTGGGTCATGAAATCACCTTGTATATCTTTCCCGGTGAATTGATGAAGGAAAAGCACATTGTGCCTCCAAAAACTCCTGTACATTTTATGTGGGAATATATTGTTCTTTTTCATGTTCTTCGTTACATCAGTTCATTGTACATTCTCTGGAACCATTCTTTGGAATTTAGGCAAGTTGTATAA
- the LOC130712897 gene encoding uncharacterized protein LOC130712897: MRDFKQGQRLEAEDVVEFQPFVPAVTTVEIPKHLQTMALDAFSGDYDPMEHLRYFNTKMVIGGATNEVKCRLLPSTFKGMVMQWFIRQPPFSIANFTDLSTKFLTQFSASKTTKETMFDLTSIHQQPGEKLKTYMARFSKMVVQLEQDSPDVCLASFKNGLRAGDLNRDLTRRPARDMMDLRARVQEFILIEQDDQRKQEREDGKKDTQPGAASQEKPKAGKDTRLAQTPRLPRPGPYHNTKLGFQSNTWHRNTQGVSPNQSAQPATAPNVALLTKLNAPLSTILRVVGQTNVVQYPPPPRRPPSNVDTNRWCEFHKALGHTTDKCWTLRREIDRLIKAGHLTNFVKDAAAQESTKVTQADKGKGKEVVEELGDPVGECASIAGGFRGGVISSKARKRYVDAVNSVHEAYEGECWLNHSPITFTPQDFAHVIPHDNDPIVVTIIVNNYKTRKVFLDQGSSADIIYGDAFDRLGLKESDLKPYKGTLVGFTGDRVNVRGYVEIPTTFGEGEFVKKFQVKYLVLACRANYNALLGRDTLNKLWAVISTPI, from the coding sequence ATGAGAGATTTCAAACAGGGACAACGCCTtgaggcggaggatgtagttgaattccaaccttttgtGCCCGCCGTCACAACCGTTGAAATACCCAAGCATTTACAGACAATGGCAttggacgccttttcaggcgaTTATGATCCTATGGAGCATTTAAGGTACTTCAACACCAAAATGGTTATTGGTGGGGCGACGAATGAGGTGAAGTGCAGGTTGTTACCCTCAACATTTAAAGGGATGGTGATGCAGTGGTTTATTAGACAGCCACCTTTCTCAATTGCCAATTTCACTGATTTGTCCACTaaattcttaactcaattctcagCTAGCAAAACAACAAAGGAAACTATGTTTGATCTCACCAGTATACACCAACAACCAGGGGAAAAGCTTAAGACATACATGGCGCGATTCAGCAAGATGGTTGTTCAATTGGAACAAGATAGTCCAGATGTGTGTctggcgtctttcaaaaatgggctccgggcgggagatttgaatcgAGATTTAACAAGGCGCCCTGCACGTGATATGATGGATCTCCGTGCCAGAGTTCAGGAATTTATTTTGATAGAGCAAGATGATCAAAGAAAGCAAGAAAGAGAAGATGGGAAGAAAGATACCCAGCCAGGCGCGGCATCACAAGAAAAGCCTAAGGCTGGGAAAGATACAAGGTTAGCCCAGACCCCACGCTTACCAAGACCTGGCCCATATCACAACACAAAACTAGGATTCCAAAGCAACACTTGGCATAGGAATACACAAGGAGTTTCCCCAAATCAGTCTGCTCAGCCAGCCACCGCGCCAAATGTGGCGCTACTCACCAAATTGAATGCACCCTTGAGCACAATATTGAGGGTTGTGGGTCAGACGAATGTTGTGCAATATCCACCGCCACCTCGGCGACCACCATCTAATGTCGATACAAACAGATGGTGCGAATTCCACAAAGCCTTAGGGCACACAACTGATAAATGTTGGACTTTGAGGCGTGAGATCGATCGGTTGATTAAGGCGGGACATTTGACAAATTTTGTCAAAGATGCTGCCGCGCAAGAATCCACCAAGGTAACTCAGGCTgataaaggaaaaggaaaggaggtggtggaagagttgggcgatcctgtagGCGAATGCGCGTCAATCGCGGGCGGATTTCGAGGTGGCGTGATTTCTAGTAAGGCCAGAAAGAGGTATGTGGACGCGGTAAATTCCGTGCACGAGGCATATGAGGGCGAATGTTGGTTGAATCACTCTCCCATTACATTTACTCCTCAAGATTTTGCTCATGTAATCCCACATGACAATGATCCAATTGTGGTTACAATCATAGTCAACAATTATAAAACAAGGAAGGTGTTTTTAGACCAAGGATCCTCGGCTGACATTATTTATGGTGACGCATTTGATCGCCTAGGTCTAAAAGAATCAGATTTGAAGCCATACAAAGGAACTCTGGTGGGGTTCACAGGTGATCGTGTCAACGTACGAGGCTATGTGGAGATACCAACCACTTTCGGCGAAGGAGAATTCGTCAAGAAATTCCAAGTCAAATACTTGGTACTCGCTTGTAGGGCGAATTATAACGCACTCTTGGGGCGGGATACCCTCAACAAGTTATGGGCTGTGATTTCCACCCCCATTTAA
- the LOC130713717 gene encoding UDP-glucuronate 4-epimerase 5-like — translation MMEVNEQTPSTPGKLKPDKSPYIHHRFRIHSSLSRLTLCSSFFLAFTLLLFFFILSPPPPPPAAPRRVLGDSWGGPLWEKRVAKSARRTSASGLTVLVTGAAGFVGTHVSLALKRRGDGVLGLDNFNRYYDPNLKRARQRLLDRAGVFVVSGDVNDATLLRKLFDVVPFTHVMHLAAQAGVRYAMQNPGSYVHSNIAGFVNLLEACKSANPQPSIVWASSSSVYGLNSKVPFSEKDRTDQPASLYAATKKAGEEIAHTYNHIYGLSITALRFFTVYGPWGRPDMAYFFFTKDILKGKQVTIFEAPDGGTVARDFTYIDDVVKGCLGALDTAKKSTGSGGKKKGPAQFRVFNLGNTSPVPVTELVKILEKLLKVKAKKKVLPMPRNGDVRFTHANISLAHRDLGYRPTTDLETGLRKFVKWYLEFYSGSGSIKKAAW, via the coding sequence ATGATGGAGGTGAATGAGCAAACACCTTCAACACCAGGCAAATTGAAGCCAGATAAATCTCCCTATATTCACCACCGCTTCAGAATCCACTCATCACTCTCCAGGCTCACACTCtgctcctccttcttcctcgcATTCACacttctccttttcttcttcatcctctccCCTCCTCCGCCGCCACCCGCCGCACCCCGCCGCGTCCTCGGCGACTCATGGGGCGGCCCTCTTTGGGAGAAGCGCGTCGCCAAGTCAGCTCGTCGCACTTCCGCCTCCGGCCTCACCGTCCTCGTCACCGGCGCTGCAGGCTTCGTCGGCACACACGTATCCTTAGCGCTGAAGCGCCGCGGTGATGGCGTCCTCGGTCTCGACAACTTCAACCGCTACTACGACCCCAACCTCAAGCGCGCCCGCCAGAGGCTCCTCGACCGCGCCGGCGTGTTTGTCGTCTCCGGCGACGTCAACGACGCTACGCTACTCCGGAAGCTCTTCGACGTTGTGCCGTTTACTCACGTGATGCACCTCGCCGCGCAGGCTGGGGTTCGCTACGCGATGCAGAACCCTGGATCGTACGTGCACAGCAACATCGCCGGGTTCGTGAACCTTCTGGAAGCTTGCAAATCGGCGAACCCGCAACCCTCCATCGTCTGGGCTTCGTCGAGCTCCGTTTACGGCTTGAACTCGAAGGTCCCGTTCTCGGAGAAGGATCGGACGGACCAGCCTGCGAGCCTCTACGCGGCGACGAAGAAGGCCGGCGAGGAAATCGCCCACACCTACAACCACATCTATGGCCTCTCGATCACCGCGTTGCGGTTCTTCACTGTTTATGGACCTTGGGGAAGGCCTGACATGGCGTATTTCTTCTTCACGAAGGATATTCTGAAGGGGAAGCAGGTAACGATCTTTGAGGCACCAGATGGTGGAACAGTGGCGAGGGATTTCACCTACATTGATGATGTTGTGAAGGGGTGTTTGGGGGCTTTGGATACGGCGAAGAAGAGTACTGGTAGTGGAGGAAAGAAGAAGGGGCCAGCTCAGTTTagggttttcaatttggggAACACTTCGCCGGTGCCGGTGACTGAGCTTGTTAAGATATTGGAGAAGCTTCTGAAGGTTAAGGCTAAGAAGAAGGTGCTTCCTATGCCCAGAAATGGGGATGTTAGGTTTACACATGCCAATATCAGTTTGGCTCATAGGGACCTTGGTTATAGGCCTACCACTGATTTGGAGACAGGGTTAAGGAAGTTTGTGAAGTGGTACCTTGAGTTCTATTCTGGTTCTGGGTCTATTAAGAAGGCTGCTTGGTGA